In Chryseobacterium turcicum, a single window of DNA contains:
- a CDS encoding 3'-5' exonuclease, whose amino-acid sequence MYSIIDIESNGAGFRKECIIDIAIFKYDGHKIVDQFISLVDPESEITPFVQKLTNISPKMVKTAPKFHELAKRVVEITENTTLVGHNIDFDYRMLRQSFQRLGYDFKINTLDTIPLAKKLIPDEVSYSLGKLVKSLGIPLVNAHRAEGDARATLELFKLLLSKDTSNEIIQEQHEETNAKSYINKIKELTQDLPSEKGFVYFQNEAGKIIFSDYVQDINKFSKKLFNSKSKKWESIQTEAEQINFELTGTDIIAKLILNSKGVKKREVLPFGLYFRNDKYIVEKNTLNKTEKPILKFRAFTQGSKAVQFISKIEEFNDVNVFKKKIDFKKRNELWLGAGRKLGEKLFLIIDNGKVTSYGFYELFTQIQTMSKIAKLKIDLPLPSSDLINDLQLALIRGDFETLPLPK is encoded by the coding sequence ATGTATTCAATCATAGATATAGAAAGCAATGGTGCAGGTTTTAGAAAAGAATGCATTATAGATATCGCCATTTTCAAGTATGATGGTCATAAAATTGTCGACCAGTTTATTTCACTTGTTGACCCGGAAAGTGAGATTACCCCATTTGTTCAGAAACTGACCAATATTAGCCCAAAAATGGTAAAAACAGCTCCGAAATTTCATGAGTTGGCTAAAAGAGTTGTCGAAATTACAGAAAATACCACTTTAGTAGGTCACAATATAGATTTCGATTACAGAATGCTTCGCCAATCGTTTCAAAGGTTAGGGTATGATTTTAAAATCAATACTTTAGATACCATTCCTTTGGCTAAAAAGCTGATTCCGGATGAGGTAAGTTATTCTTTAGGGAAATTGGTGAAATCATTGGGAATTCCTTTGGTTAACGCACATCGCGCAGAAGGTGACGCGAGAGCAACTTTAGAGTTGTTTAAACTATTGCTTTCAAAAGATACAAGTAACGAGATTATTCAGGAGCAGCATGAGGAAACAAATGCTAAAAGTTACATCAACAAAATCAAAGAGTTAACTCAGGATTTACCAAGCGAAAAAGGATTTGTTTATTTCCAAAATGAAGCAGGGAAAATTATTTTTTCTGATTATGTGCAGGATATTAATAAGTTTTCGAAAAAGCTTTTTAATTCTAAATCAAAAAAATGGGAAAGTATCCAAACTGAAGCTGAGCAAATCAATTTTGAACTGACAGGAACTGATATTATCGCTAAGCTGATTTTAAACTCAAAAGGAGTAAAAAAGAGAGAAGTATTGCCATTCGGTCTGTACTTTAGAAATGATAAATATATAGTTGAAAAAAATACATTAAATAAAACTGAAAAACCGATTCTTAAATTTAGAGCGTTCACACAAGGTTCAAAAGCTGTACAGTTTATCAGTAAAATAGAAGAGTTTAATGATGTGAATGTTTTCAAAAAGAAGATTGATTTCAAAAAGAGAAACGAGCTTTGGCTGGGAGCAGGGAGAAAACTAGGTGAGAAACTTTTTCTGATTATTGATAACGGAAAAGTGACGTCTTATGGTTTTTATGAATTGTTTACACAGATTCAGACGATGAGTAAAATAGCAAAACTAAAAATAGATTTGCCTTTACCAAGTTCGGACCTTATAAATGATTTGCAATTGGCACTAATTCGTGGTGATTTTGAAACCTTACCATTGCCGAAATAA
- a CDS encoding rhodanese-like domain-containing protein translates to MRGKIGALILISIFALNSCKTKAVAENGIKTNIKEVVKSSDVMLVDVRIPEQYAEATANNAVNIPLAELQNNIDTLKGKKVVVFCNKGIQADKAVEILKKNGVDVYDGTTWKNVKAIQQEKE, encoded by the coding sequence ATGAGAGGAAAAATAGGTGCGCTAATTCTGATTTCAATATTTGCATTAAACAGTTGTAAAACAAAAGCTGTAGCAGAAAACGGCATTAAAACTAACATTAAAGAAGTTGTAAAAAGCTCTGATGTAATGTTGGTAGATGTAAGAATTCCTGAGCAATACGCCGAAGCTACAGCAAATAACGCTGTTAATATTCCTTTGGCTGAACTACAAAATAATATTGATACGCTGAAAGGTAAAAAAGTAGTTGTTTTTTGCAACAAAGGTATTCAGGCAGACAAGGCGGTAGAAATTTTGAAGAAAAACGGAGTTGATGTTTATGATGGTACGACCTGGAAAAATGTGAAAGCCATTCAGCAAGAAAAAGAGTAA
- a CDS encoding MBL fold metallo-hydrolase — protein sequence MKIEQIYTGCLAQGAYYIVSENEAAIIDPLREVKPYLDRLEKDNVTLKYIFETHFHADFVSGHLDLSKKTDAPIVYGPTAQPEFEAIIAEDNQIFEIGKIKIKVLHTPGHTMESTTYLLIDENGVETAIFTGDTLFLGDVGRPDLAQKAGSVTQEDLAGILYESLHNKIMPLDDSITVYPAHGAGSACGKNMQKETVDILGNQKRTNYALNQPDKESFIKEVLDGLTAPPKYFGMNVAMNKGGYDSLDTVMDRGLNPVSVEDFESFAEETGALILDTRGPADFHKGYIPNAINIGLKGDFAPWVGSLIVDVKHPLLLVADEGTEEEVITRLSRVGFDNVLGYLKGGFEAWKNSTKETDEVKRISPAEFAEVFNENSKVIDVRKIGEYSAEHIDNAYSRPLDTISDWVTSIDDSEHFFLHCAGGYRSMIAASILNSHGIRNFTEIEGGFNGIKKTEKFPVSDFVCQSKTL from the coding sequence ATGAAAATTGAGCAAATATATACAGGCTGTTTAGCACAAGGCGCATATTATATCGTATCAGAAAACGAAGCAGCAATCATAGACCCACTGAGAGAAGTAAAACCATATCTTGACCGTCTTGAAAAAGACAATGTCACTTTAAAATATATTTTTGAAACTCATTTCCATGCAGATTTTGTTTCCGGGCATTTAGATTTAAGCAAAAAGACAGATGCTCCTATTGTTTACGGACCGACTGCACAACCTGAATTCGAGGCAATTATTGCTGAGGACAATCAGATTTTTGAAATTGGAAAGATTAAAATAAAAGTCCTTCACACTCCGGGTCACACTATGGAAAGTACAACCTACCTTTTGATTGACGAAAACGGTGTAGAAACGGCTATTTTCACAGGAGACACTTTATTTTTAGGTGATGTAGGACGACCTGACCTTGCTCAAAAAGCAGGAAGTGTTACACAAGAAGATTTAGCTGGTATTTTATATGAAAGTCTTCATAATAAAATTATGCCTTTAGATGACAGTATTACTGTTTATCCGGCTCATGGAGCGGGTTCTGCCTGCGGAAAAAACATGCAGAAAGAAACGGTAGATATTTTAGGAAATCAAAAAAGAACAAATTACGCACTGAATCAACCTGATAAAGAATCTTTCATCAAAGAAGTATTAGACGGATTGACGGCACCACCCAAATATTTCGGGATGAATGTTGCGATGAATAAAGGTGGCTACGACAGTTTAGACACAGTGATGGACAGAGGCTTAAATCCCGTTTCTGTAGAAGATTTTGAAAGCTTTGCTGAAGAAACAGGAGCTTTAATTTTAGACACAAGAGGCCCTGCAGATTTTCATAAAGGATACATTCCAAATGCAATTAATATCGGCTTAAAAGGAGATTTTGCTCCTTGGGTAGGAAGCCTGATTGTAGATGTAAAACATCCTTTATTATTGGTTGCAGACGAAGGAACTGAAGAAGAAGTTATCACAAGATTAAGCAGAGTTGGTTTTGATAATGTTTTAGGATACTTAAAAGGAGGTTTTGAAGCTTGGAAAAACTCAACAAAAGAAACTGACGAAGTAAAAAGAATTTCTCCTGCTGAATTTGCAGAAGTATTTAATGAAAATTCAAAAGTAATTGATGTAAGAAAAATCGGAGAATATTCTGCTGAACATATTGACAATGCGTACAGCAGACCTTTAGACACAATCAGCGATTGGGTTACATCCATTGATGATTCTGAACATTTCTTTTTACATTGTGCAGGAGGTTACAGAAGTATGATTGCAGCAAGCATCCTTAACTCACACGGAATCAGAAATTTCACCGAAATAGAAGGTGGTTTTAATGGAATTAAGAAAACAGAAAAATTTCCTGTTTCAGATTTTGTATGTCAATCTAAAACTTTATAA
- a CDS encoding helicase HerA-like domain-containing protein, producing the protein MADKTKFIEELSTRYTPKGEHIILGKGMLDGEVVTEVNVTIPLKTINRHGLIAGATGTGKTKTLQVFAEQLSHAGIPSLVLDIKGDFSGIAEAGQMNAIIEERYAKTQLSYNPQPFPVELMSISGGKGVKLRATVTEFGPVLLSKILELNDTQQSIMSIVFKYCDDKGLPLIDLNDLKKVLQYVTDNPQGKAELSADYGSIAPASLGAILRSIVALEQQGAADFFGELSFDVHDLLETRDGKGVVNILRVADIQSKPQLFSTFMLSLFAEIYMTFPEEGDSGKPKLVLFIDEAHLIFDESSKALVSQIETMVKLIRSKGVGIYFITQIPGDVPENVLSQLGLKIQHALRGFTGKDKKEISKAVENYPTTEFYNASELIQNLGIGEAFITALDEKGIPTPLVHTYLISPESRMDVLNDAEILELTSKSALVSKYETPIDSESAYEILVKRMEQAVENSAPTQKTKPVKEEPGMFEQVLKSSAGRTFANTLMREGAKAILGMFGLGGRKR; encoded by the coding sequence ATGGCAGACAAAACAAAATTTATTGAAGAACTTTCGACAAGATATACTCCAAAAGGAGAACATATTATTTTAGGAAAAGGAATGTTGGATGGCGAGGTCGTTACTGAGGTCAACGTTACCATTCCTTTAAAAACCATCAACCGTCATGGTCTGATTGCCGGAGCAACAGGAACTGGAAAAACAAAAACACTTCAGGTTTTCGCCGAGCAACTTTCTCATGCAGGAATTCCATCTTTGGTTTTAGATATCAAAGGAGATTTTTCTGGTATTGCTGAAGCTGGGCAAATGAATGCTATTATTGAAGAGCGTTATGCCAAAACACAGCTTTCGTACAATCCACAGCCATTTCCGGTGGAGCTGATGAGTATTTCTGGTGGAAAAGGTGTGAAATTGCGCGCTACGGTTACCGAATTTGGTCCTGTTTTATTAAGTAAAATTTTAGAATTAAATGATACTCAACAAAGCATCATGTCGATTGTTTTTAAATATTGCGATGACAAAGGTTTGCCTCTGATTGATTTAAATGATTTAAAGAAAGTCTTACAATACGTAACCGATAATCCTCAAGGTAAAGCTGAGCTGTCTGCCGATTATGGTTCTATTGCTCCTGCGTCTTTAGGAGCTATTTTAAGGTCAATTGTTGCCTTAGAACAACAAGGTGCGGCAGATTTTTTTGGTGAACTAAGTTTTGATGTTCATGATTTGCTTGAAACAAGAGATGGAAAAGGAGTTGTCAATATTTTAAGAGTTGCAGATATTCAAAGCAAACCGCAGCTATTTTCTACTTTTATGCTGTCGCTTTTTGCTGAAATTTATATGACTTTCCCCGAAGAAGGTGATAGTGGAAAACCAAAATTGGTTCTGTTTATCGATGAAGCACATTTGATTTTTGATGAATCTTCAAAAGCTTTAGTTTCCCAAATAGAAACGATGGTAAAACTGATTCGTTCTAAAGGTGTCGGAATTTACTTTATTACCCAAATTCCGGGAGATGTTCCTGAAAATGTGCTTTCACAATTAGGGCTAAAAATTCAACATGCGTTGAGAGGTTTTACCGGAAAAGATAAAAAAGAGATTTCTAAAGCCGTAGAAAATTATCCTACAACAGAGTTTTACAATGCTTCTGAGTTGATACAAAATTTAGGAATTGGCGAAGCTTTTATCACGGCGTTGGATGAAAAAGGAATTCCTACGCCACTTGTTCATACGTATTTAATTTCGCCAGAGTCAAGAATGGATGTGTTGAATGATGCAGAAATTTTAGAATTAACATCAAAATCGGCTTTGGTTTCAAAATACGAAACACCAATCGACAGCGAGTCTGCCTATGAGATTTTAGTAAAAAGAATGGAGCAGGCTGTTGAAAATTCAGCTCCAACCCAGAAAACAAAACCTGTAAAAGAAGAGCCGGGAATGTTTGAGCAAGTTTTAAAAAGCAGTGCCGGGAGAACCTTTGCCAATACCTTAATGAGAGAAGGTGCAAAAGCGATTTTAGGAATGTTTGGTTTAGGTGGAAGAAAAAGATAA
- a CDS encoding thioredoxin family protein, producing the protein MSQKFQEIIDSERPVLIDFFATWCQPCKVQSSVLNTVKENVGEKARIIKIDIDQYPAIASQYNVRGVPTLAVFKKGELLYKESGVHDVNRLTQVLEQFM; encoded by the coding sequence ATGTCACAAAAATTCCAAGAAATAATAGATTCTGAAAGACCAGTTTTAATCGATTTTTTTGCTACTTGGTGTCAACCATGCAAAGTGCAATCTTCGGTTCTAAATACCGTGAAAGAAAACGTGGGCGAAAAAGCCAGAATTATAAAAATTGATATTGACCAATATCCTGCAATCGCTTCGCAATACAATGTGCGTGGCGTTCCTACATTGGCAGTTTTCAAAAAAGGAGAATTATTATATAAAGAAAGCGGTGTACACGATGTAAACCGATTGACACAAGTATTGGAGCAGTTTATGTAA